A DNA window from Thermococcus sp. 4557 contains the following coding sequences:
- the cysC gene encoding adenylyl-sulfate kinase, whose amino-acid sequence MDGLKNLEKGFTIWLTGPSGAGKTTLAVKLARKLREMGYRVEILDGDTIRKTLYPNLGFSKEAREMHNRVVIHMAKLLSRNGVVAIVSLISPYKAVREYARKEIGNFIEVYVYAPLEVRIQRDPKGLYAKALRGEIKGLTGYDGVYEEPEDPEVRVDSSKMTPEEEVAAVIEKARELGYLP is encoded by the coding sequence ATGGACGGGCTGAAGAACCTTGAGAAGGGATTCACCATCTGGCTCACGGGGCCGAGCGGTGCCGGAAAGACGACCCTGGCGGTAAAGCTCGCGAGAAAGCTCAGGGAGATGGGCTACCGCGTGGAGATACTCGACGGGGACACGATAAGGAAGACCCTCTATCCAAACCTCGGCTTCTCGAAGGAAGCGAGGGAGATGCACAACCGCGTCGTCATCCACATGGCCAAGCTCCTCAGCAGGAACGGTGTGGTAGCTATAGTCTCTCTGATATCGCCCTACAAAGCGGTCAGGGAGTACGCTAGGAAGGAGATAGGGAACTTCATCGAGGTCTACGTCTACGCCCCGCTGGAGGTCAGGATTCAGCGCGACCCGAAGGGTCTGTACGCCAAGGCTTTGAGGGGCGAGATAAAGGGCCTCACCGGCTACGACGGCGTCTATGAGGAGCCCGAAGACCCGGAGGTGAGGGTGGACAGCTCAAAGATGACGCCGGAGGAGGAAGTCGCGGCTGTAATAGAAAAGGCCCGGGAGCTCGGTTATCTGCCTTGA
- a CDS encoding sulfite exporter TauE/SafE family protein: MTPPTFVGLGLFVGFLVGLTGVGGGALMTPSLIFLGVEPLTAVGTDLLYATVTRVFGVFFHGRRGRIRYDIALRLFAGSVPAIVLGGVLLRWINKEALNEYLTILLGAVLVVSAVLSLLKGEIHLPIRPRWAYVYLLGFVVGLTVQFTSVGAGVIVSFALMNVARLEPRDVVGVTITYGLALSAFSFVNYAGMGSVDYRLAGALILGAIPGVYLGTHVNRRADREKLKRVMNVIILLIGLFTLLGG; the protein is encoded by the coding sequence TTGACTCCGCCGACCTTCGTAGGACTGGGCCTCTTCGTTGGATTTCTCGTGGGCCTAACAGGGGTTGGCGGCGGGGCTTTGATGACTCCTTCCCTCATTTTCCTCGGTGTTGAACCGCTAACGGCTGTGGGAACGGACCTGCTCTACGCCACCGTCACTAGGGTCTTCGGCGTTTTCTTCCACGGGAGGAGAGGCAGGATAAGGTACGACATAGCACTTAGGCTCTTCGCAGGGAGCGTCCCCGCGATAGTTCTTGGAGGAGTGCTCCTCCGCTGGATCAACAAGGAGGCTCTCAACGAGTACCTTACTATTCTCCTCGGAGCCGTCCTCGTTGTCAGCGCGGTTCTGAGCCTCCTCAAAGGGGAGATTCACCTTCCGATACGGCCCAGATGGGCCTACGTCTATCTCCTCGGCTTCGTGGTAGGCCTGACCGTTCAGTTCACCTCCGTCGGTGCCGGAGTCATAGTGAGCTTCGCCCTCATGAACGTCGCCAGGCTCGAGCCGAGGGACGTCGTTGGAGTGACGATAACCTACGGCCTGGCCCTGTCGGCGTTCAGCTTCGTAAACTACGCGGGCATGGGCAGTGTGGACTACCGGCTGGCGGGGGCCCTTATCCTGGGGGCCATCCCGGGGGTGTACCTCGGCACCCACGTCAACCGGAGGGCGGACAGGGAGAAGCTTAAAAGGGTCATGAACGTGATAATCCTGCTGATCGGGCTGTTCACACTGCTGGGCGGGTGA
- a CDS encoding flippase, producing the protein MKGLGDTGNALHKVARGMGIVLTGTVLSMFLTFLSRAIIARYFDRYQYGSFTLTMTILSIAMTVALLGLQSGLPREISRYLKDRREEVPTLVSTGLTMALVASIVMTAATVLLAPSIAPLLNDRYLDTTLPLAAPALPFMVLTMLLVAVSRGHGRVRENLYYRNLLPPLLFLIILTAGLLAGAGYTFIFIAYVTAQVLSSGALIMESLRLGLLPRRPHLSRKLARELFLFSLPLMLTGILDYVMGWTDSLMLGYYFDPDVVGLYNGAAPIARLLPLFLNSMGFLYMPIATAFFTSGDIDGLRKLYRTTTRWVFILTFPVFLFVFVFPESAINLFFGPKYLEASTALRILSAGFMFHVMMGLNGMSLIAVGEPSANLTGNLFAAAANVALNIVLIPIYGIEGAAVATAVSYVTANLYRTWWLHRKTGIHPFGGNYLKTLLPGLGLVGGTALLGIDGGLIIAAAVTIAVYAGYVILILLLRTAEKEDIELIEAVEARTGVNLGPVKRLLSRFLSGG; encoded by the coding sequence GTGAAGGGGTTGGGCGATACTGGGAACGCGCTCCATAAGGTTGCCAGGGGCATGGGGATAGTTCTCACAGGGACTGTACTTTCAATGTTCCTCACCTTCCTTAGCAGGGCGATAATAGCGCGGTACTTTGACAGGTACCAGTACGGCTCCTTCACCCTGACGATGACGATACTCAGCATAGCGATGACCGTCGCGCTCCTCGGCCTCCAGAGCGGCCTGCCCAGGGAGATATCCCGCTACCTCAAGGACAGGCGGGAGGAGGTTCCTACCCTCGTTTCCACCGGCCTCACGATGGCCCTGGTCGCCTCAATTGTGATGACGGCCGCTACGGTTCTCCTGGCGCCTTCCATTGCCCCCCTCCTGAACGACAGGTACCTGGATACGACCCTTCCCCTGGCGGCTCCCGCACTCCCGTTCATGGTGCTCACGATGCTCCTCGTCGCCGTTTCGAGGGGGCACGGCAGGGTGAGGGAGAACCTCTATTACAGAAACCTCCTGCCGCCCCTGCTGTTTTTGATAATCCTCACGGCGGGGCTGCTGGCCGGGGCAGGATACACCTTCATCTTCATCGCATACGTGACGGCCCAGGTGCTCTCCTCCGGTGCCCTCATCATGGAGAGCCTTCGCCTCGGCCTGCTCCCGAGGAGGCCCCATCTGAGCAGAAAACTCGCGAGGGAACTGTTCCTGTTCTCCCTCCCACTAATGCTCACGGGCATACTCGACTACGTGATGGGCTGGACGGACTCACTAATGCTCGGCTACTACTTCGACCCAGATGTTGTTGGACTTTACAACGGCGCGGCGCCGATAGCGAGGCTTTTACCTCTCTTCCTCAACTCGATGGGCTTCCTCTACATGCCCATAGCGACGGCCTTCTTCACGAGCGGAGACATAGACGGGCTCAGGAAGCTCTACCGCACGACCACGAGGTGGGTCTTCATTCTCACGTTCCCGGTGTTCCTCTTCGTCTTCGTCTTTCCGGAGAGCGCCATCAACCTCTTCTTCGGCCCCAAATACCTGGAAGCGAGCACCGCCCTGAGGATACTCTCAGCCGGCTTCATGTTCCACGTGATGATGGGCCTCAACGGGATGAGCCTCATAGCCGTCGGCGAACCCTCCGCAAACCTGACCGGCAACCTCTTCGCAGCGGCCGCCAACGTGGCTCTGAACATCGTCCTCATACCCATCTACGGCATAGAGGGAGCGGCCGTGGCCACCGCGGTGTCCTACGTCACCGCCAACCTGTACAGGACCTGGTGGCTCCACAGGAAGACGGGGATACATCCGTTTGGAGGGAATTATCTCAAAACACTCCTTCCAGGCCTTGGATTGGTAGGCGGAACCGCACTCCTGGGGATTGACGGGGGCCTGATTATCGCAGCTGCGGTGACAATCGCCGTTTATGCTGGCTATGTCATCCTAATACTCCTGCTCAGGACGGCCGAAAAGGAGGACATCGAGCTTATAGAGGCCGTTGAGGCCAGAACTGGCGTGAACCTCGGACCTGTTAAGAGACTCCTCTCCCGCTTCCTCTCAGGCGGGTGA
- a CDS encoding sulfatase-like hydrolase/transferase, with protein sequence MDNPHVIFVVLDTLRKDYGRLVEESLSKLGFIVYENAVAPAPWTLPSHASIFSGLYPAVHGAHETREVKNYGVRFRGPNSLLRVFDELGYSTHLISANMFVRPGFGFSGFDGFLDVYSNRTFSPFDKREKALLSRYWSEAGGSRLSFVRKLAASGEYKLLLKFFPGIALQRAHAWYKRRFQNWPIEKGSRKVVALVGRMDFSDPTFLFINLMEVHQPLFLNRHVSFYLNFRGDGPDRGLIELWRKRYGEATGYLNSRLLELMAVLKRKGIFDESLIIVLSDHGELIGEHGKVLHGTFLYDELLRVPLMVKYPESWEVEPDGDGGYISLAAMPRFISSLLSGETTDSSLYSPAVFAESYGVSNSFDLSVLSDDELEVYRFFDRYRVAVYRGHLKGIFNVQDWKFDEIVSYDSRMEVTENDVKLLKREVVRFLSETSLTRLRGSGRGVS encoded by the coding sequence TTGGATAATCCCCACGTGATTTTCGTCGTCCTCGACACCCTCAGGAAAGACTACGGTAGGCTGGTTGAGGAGTCCCTCTCCAAGCTGGGCTTCATCGTTTACGAGAACGCCGTGGCTCCCGCCCCTTGGACTCTTCCCAGTCATGCCTCAATCTTCAGCGGTCTCTACCCTGCCGTCCACGGTGCCCACGAAACAAGGGAGGTTAAGAACTACGGCGTTAGATTCAGGGGTCCAAACTCGCTCCTCAGGGTCTTTGATGAACTGGGCTACTCGACCCATCTCATCAGCGCCAACATGTTCGTCCGGCCCGGGTTCGGCTTCTCCGGCTTCGATGGCTTTCTCGACGTGTACTCGAACAGGACGTTTTCGCCGTTTGATAAGAGGGAGAAGGCCCTCCTGTCTAGATACTGGAGCGAGGCGGGGGGTTCGAGGCTTTCATTCGTTCGAAAACTCGCGGCCTCGGGGGAGTACAAACTGCTCCTCAAGTTCTTCCCTGGAATCGCGCTCCAGCGCGCCCATGCATGGTACAAACGCAGATTCCAGAACTGGCCCATCGAGAAGGGCTCCCGGAAGGTTGTGGCCCTGGTAGGGAGAATGGACTTCAGTGACCCGACTTTCCTTTTCATAAACCTTATGGAGGTTCACCAGCCCCTCTTTCTCAACAGGCACGTCTCCTTCTACCTGAACTTCAGGGGGGACGGGCCGGATAGGGGTTTGATTGAGCTCTGGAGGAAGAGGTACGGGGAGGCCACGGGGTACCTCAACTCGCGGCTCCTCGAGCTTATGGCCGTGCTGAAGCGGAAGGGAATCTTCGACGAGTCCTTGATAATTGTCCTGAGCGACCACGGTGAGCTGATCGGGGAGCACGGCAAGGTTCTTCACGGGACGTTCCTCTACGATGAACTGCTCCGGGTTCCCCTGATGGTGAAGTATCCGGAGTCATGGGAAGTCGAGCCGGATGGGGATGGCGGGTACATCAGCCTGGCGGCGATGCCGCGCTTCATTTCATCCCTGCTGTCTGGCGAGACTACCGATTCGAGTCTCTACTCTCCCGCGGTTTTTGCAGAGAGCTATGGGGTTTCCAACTCGTTTGACCTGTCTGTTCTCTCCGATGATGAGCTCGAGGTTTACAGGTTCTTTGACCGATACCGTGTGGCGGTTTACAGGGGACACCTCAAGGGGATTTTCAACGTCCAAGATTGGAAGTTTGATGAGATTGTCTCCTACGACTCCCGGATGGAGGTTACTGAAAACGACGTAAAGCTCCTGAAAAGGGAGGTTGTTCGGTTTCTGAGCGAGACAAGTCTCACCCGCCTGAGAGGAAGCGGGAGAGGAGTCTCTTAA
- a CDS encoding sulfotransferase, with translation MGVAEKLLARFNHSVDAFASLVHDYRTTDTIAIFGSPRSGSTWLMELLESIPGYKSVFEPFHPRWYPEFGRNGFPYAPHVPDEGELVWLADYLGRVFSGKVHAMFPYRRPVRSRLRASRLVVKFVRANTILPWVAGNFRLRGFYFIIRHPCATIASQISTGYHSRITTEQLAEEVRRAGLEELAGRIAGLNTEIGRLAAVWAFETYLPLASGEKPWYTVVYERLVSEPKEELPAIFARVGEEVPAAAWERVGRPSMVTGKSYGKEYIGTPKQLLKWREKLSGRQVKEILEVASWFGLDFYTTEPEPDYDALAAWGVVVG, from the coding sequence ATGGGAGTTGCTGAAAAGTTGCTCGCCCGCTTCAATCACTCCGTTGATGCATTCGCTTCACTCGTTCACGATTACCGAACCACTGACACCATAGCGATATTTGGAAGCCCCCGCTCGGGCTCAACGTGGTTGATGGAGCTCCTCGAGTCCATTCCGGGCTACAAGTCCGTTTTTGAGCCGTTCCACCCCCGCTGGTATCCGGAGTTCGGAAGGAACGGCTTCCCGTACGCCCCCCACGTTCCCGATGAGGGCGAGCTGGTCTGGCTGGCCGACTACCTGGGGAGGGTCTTCTCGGGGAAAGTCCACGCGATGTTCCCCTACCGCCGTCCCGTGCGTTCCAGGCTGAGGGCGTCCAGACTTGTCGTCAAGTTCGTGAGGGCCAACACGATCCTCCCGTGGGTGGCAGGGAACTTCAGGCTGAGGGGGTTCTACTTCATAATCCGCCACCCCTGCGCCACCATAGCGTCCCAGATTTCGACGGGCTACCACTCGAGGATAACCACGGAGCAGCTGGCCGAGGAGGTTCGCAGGGCCGGGCTGGAGGAACTGGCCGGGCGCATTGCAGGATTGAACACCGAGATAGGCCGCCTGGCCGCGGTGTGGGCCTTCGAGACCTACCTCCCCCTGGCGTCGGGGGAGAAACCCTGGTACACGGTCGTCTACGAGAGGCTCGTGAGCGAGCCGAAGGAGGAACTCCCGGCCATCTTCGCCCGCGTTGGTGAGGAGGTTCCGGCCGCGGCCTGGGAGCGGGTGGGGAGGCCGAGCATGGTCACGGGCAAGAGCTACGGAAAGGAGTACATAGGGACCCCCAAACAGCTCCTCAAGTGGCGCGAGAAGCTGAGCGGGAGGCAGGTTAAGGAGATACTGGAGGTGGCCTCGTGGTTCGGGCTGGACTTCTACACCACCGAACCCGAGCCGGATTATGACGCGCTGGCGGCGTGGGGTGTGGTCGTTGGATAA
- a CDS encoding glycosyltransferase family 2 protein — MLEVSVVISTLYKRPEELAECLRSIAEQSVKPIEVILINGAPLREEERKIESEIKLLRSRGIAVRRLHLPGSSLPHARNVGAKVARGDVILFLDDDVVLDENYVENLIRTYEEHPNTMGVQGFITNRVSENNPLARFGLLKFIWWLLQRGYYEVDEHRQLVSLFEVLPYRLTRTINRESFSGTNMSFRREVFRHLEFDERLRKYAVGEDKDFSYRLHRLFPGSLYQTPKARLVHLEAPAGRLSSWEFEVMRQVYHLYLFYKLFDNTLPHRLRYAIGRVGDLLLHSILFATSGFKRENASRIIYMIEGLAIATLNRNRIKRGEINFWTERIPHGENNNPGHRRTGVQSGEGVEPEVPPAKGIHKNQPFGF, encoded by the coding sequence ATGCTCGAGGTTTCAGTCGTTATATCGACGCTCTACAAGAGGCCGGAGGAGCTGGCGGAGTGCCTCAGGTCGATAGCAGAACAGAGTGTGAAGCCGATTGAGGTCATTCTCATCAACGGCGCGCCCTTGAGGGAGGAAGAGAGAAAAATCGAGAGCGAGATAAAGCTCCTGAGATCCAGGGGAATCGCCGTCAGGAGGCTTCACCTTCCCGGCTCAAGCCTTCCCCACGCCAGGAACGTCGGGGCGAAGGTGGCTAGAGGGGACGTAATCCTCTTCCTGGACGATGACGTGGTTCTCGACGAGAACTACGTTGAAAACCTCATCCGAACCTACGAGGAGCACCCGAACACCATGGGAGTCCAGGGGTTCATAACCAACAGGGTCAGCGAGAACAACCCCCTGGCCAGGTTCGGCCTCCTGAAGTTCATCTGGTGGCTCCTCCAGCGCGGCTACTACGAGGTGGACGAGCACAGACAGCTCGTTTCCCTCTTCGAGGTCCTTCCCTACAGGCTCACGAGGACCATAAACCGTGAGAGCTTCAGCGGCACCAACATGTCCTTCAGGAGGGAGGTCTTCAGGCACCTGGAGTTCGACGAGAGGCTGAGGAAGTACGCGGTCGGGGAGGACAAGGACTTCTCCTACAGGCTCCACAGGCTCTTCCCGGGTTCGCTCTACCAGACCCCAAAGGCCAGGCTGGTGCACCTTGAGGCCCCGGCCGGAAGGCTATCGTCGTGGGAGTTCGAGGTGATGAGGCAGGTTTACCACCTCTACCTGTTCTACAAGCTCTTCGACAACACGCTCCCCCACAGGCTCCGCTACGCCATCGGAAGGGTGGGGGACCTGCTGCTCCACTCGATTCTGTTCGCGACCTCAGGCTTTAAAAGGGAGAACGCCAGTAGGATAATTTACATGATTGAGGGCCTCGCCATAGCGACCCTCAACAGGAACAGGATTAAGAGGGGAGAGATAAACTTCTGGACGGAGCGGATCCCCCATGGGGAGAATAATAATCCTGGGCATAGACGGACTGGAGTACAATCTGGTGAAGGAGTGGAACCTGAAGTACCTCCAGCAAAGGGCATTCACAAAAACCAACCTTTCGGATTTTGA
- a CDS encoding alkaline phosphatase family protein — MGRIIILGIDGLEYNLVKEWNLKYLQQRAFTKTNLSDFEVIVTPPIWAAMLTGRKIPEIEEPFIKRQKFIANKGNITKVKTPWYVKLGAKVLPLSIRRRLGDAITSNPFEATYDYLLRNRKYRTMFDYFEKTWTNGVPSYGRNVSNPEVREAMKEAVKGNLRPLIEYAMRTYERDRRALMEALEGDYELIFWYTPFLDEVSHFLIGKKLKLMNLYFDLNKLAKLVSEKMDEGDVLYIISDHGMEPVPGDPRGGDHSDHGFFSSNTGELIGKPQELFGLVVKRAEGKK, encoded by the coding sequence ATGGGGAGAATAATAATCCTGGGCATAGACGGACTGGAGTACAATCTGGTGAAGGAGTGGAACCTGAAGTACCTCCAGCAAAGGGCATTCACAAAAACCAACCTTTCGGATTTTGAGGTAATCGTGACCCCGCCGATATGGGCCGCGATGCTCACGGGGAGGAAGATACCGGAGATAGAGGAGCCGTTCATAAAGAGGCAGAAGTTCATAGCCAACAAGGGCAACATAACGAAGGTTAAAACCCCCTGGTACGTCAAGCTGGGGGCGAAGGTGCTCCCCCTCTCGATAAGGAGACGGCTGGGAGACGCGATAACCTCCAACCCCTTTGAGGCCACCTACGACTACCTCCTCAGGAACAGGAAGTACAGGACGATGTTCGACTACTTCGAGAAGACCTGGACCAACGGCGTCCCCTCCTACGGCAGGAACGTCTCAAACCCGGAGGTAAGGGAGGCGATGAAGGAGGCCGTAAAGGGCAACCTCCGGCCCCTTATAGAGTACGCGATGAGAACTTACGAGAGGGACAGGAGGGCACTGATGGAGGCTCTTGAAGGAGACTACGAGCTTATCTTCTGGTACACGCCGTTCCTCGACGAGGTGTCCCACTTCCTCATAGGCAAGAAGCTCAAGCTCATGAACCTCTACTTCGACCTCAACAAGCTGGCCAAGCTCGTCTCGGAAAAGATGGACGAGGGTGACGTTCTCTACATAATCTCCGACCACGGAATGGAGCCGGTCCCGGGAGACCCAAGGGGCGGGGACCACTCGGACCACGGCTTCTTCAGCAGCAATACGGGGGAGCTGATAGGGAAGCCCCAGGAGCTGTTCGGCCTGGTGGTTAAGCGGGCGGAGGGGAAGAAGTGA
- a CDS encoding glycosyltransferase, whose product MRPRSQKTSGYIIVTPAKNEEANLPLLARSVVNQSLRPRLWVIVNDNSSDGTGKIAEELAEKHDWIEVLHLKGGGGYDLKYRYSHVVRAGFERALSLAVEQGIPFGYIGVLDADFILERRFFEKLVEAFRSDPRLGIVSGGGYYIRNGRLVWEGTDPERPKGSPRLFRRECFREVGGYREGPSPDTVSHYLARFLGWRTGQVVNAIAVQLRETEGRFGHLRGYEMLGWSNYKLGASFTSVLARAGFLMLQNPVKGYALVAGYLKAFKGRERRIENGDLREMIRSDLTLGSNLRKLRRIRDARRLVPVRESDVRG is encoded by the coding sequence GTGAGACCTAGGAGCCAAAAGACCAGTGGATACATAATCGTCACCCCCGCGAAGAACGAAGAGGCTAACCTGCCCCTTCTCGCGAGGAGCGTTGTGAACCAGAGCCTCAGGCCAAGGCTGTGGGTGATAGTGAACGACAACAGCTCCGACGGGACGGGGAAGATAGCCGAGGAGCTGGCGGAGAAGCACGATTGGATAGAGGTTCTCCACCTGAAGGGTGGCGGCGGCTACGACCTGAAGTACCGCTACTCCCACGTGGTCAGGGCAGGCTTCGAGAGGGCACTCTCGCTGGCCGTTGAGCAGGGCATCCCATTCGGCTACATTGGGGTCCTTGACGCGGACTTCATACTGGAGCGCAGGTTCTTCGAGAAGCTCGTTGAGGCCTTCAGAAGTGACCCCAGGCTCGGAATCGTGAGCGGGGGAGGTTACTACATCAGGAACGGCAGGCTCGTCTGGGAGGGAACCGACCCAGAGAGGCCGAAGGGCAGTCCGAGGCTCTTCAGGAGGGAGTGCTTCAGGGAGGTCGGCGGGTACCGCGAGGGTCCAAGCCCCGACACGGTCTCCCACTACCTCGCGAGGTTCCTGGGGTGGAGAACCGGGCAGGTTGTCAATGCCATAGCCGTCCAGCTCAGGGAGACGGAGGGACGCTTCGGCCACCTGAGGGGCTACGAGATGCTGGGCTGGTCCAACTACAAGCTCGGCGCCTCCTTCACCTCGGTCCTCGCCAGGGCGGGTTTTCTGATGCTCCAGAACCCGGTCAAGGGCTACGCCCTCGTTGCCGGATACCTCAAAGCGTTTAAGGGCCGCGAGAGAAGAATAGAGAACGGGGACCTCAGGGAGATGATACGGAGCGACCTGACCCTGGGGAGCAACCTCCGCAAGCTCAGGAGGATAAGGGACGCGAGAAGGCTGGTGCCGGTTCGGGAGAGTGATGTCCGTGGATAG
- a CDS encoding sulfatase-like hydrolase/transferase translates to MSVDRPNVILIVLDTLRKDHSGGIEELLTGDFGFTSIENAITTSPWTIPSHASMFTGLYPLYHGVHEGRKRKVPDVRFREDGTYLHEVLASLGYSTYLFTANFFIGPDFGIKSFDEFRDTLKPLIEDRDREELNEVLRKHEPGNALELTWALLREGKFTLPLKVLLRILGRYGEGWPRDKGAKVTTKLLSEMEFRRPAYIFINLMEVHEPYSLFEGFTDAPVVSRLLGEEPELVEKWRKGYPGQVRYLEKRIRDIMETLEDRKLTENSVIIVTSDHGQLLGEDNRLGHGVFLDDELVRVPLLIRAPREIGEVEGYVSLARVKPFVMSQVEGKDFELATDYALAESFGTHYPYPNLPEEKLEAVKELEKYRIKLYHKEGTAVFNVDDWKLEEVESGNGEFERKARKLILRHLSLFTGGRVTG, encoded by the coding sequence ATGTCCGTGGATAGGCCGAACGTGATACTCATCGTCCTCGACACCCTGCGAAAGGACCACTCCGGGGGGATAGAGGAACTCCTCACGGGCGACTTCGGGTTCACGAGCATCGAAAACGCGATAACAACGTCCCCCTGGACGATACCGAGCCACGCCTCGATGTTCACCGGGCTCTACCCCCTCTACCACGGGGTTCACGAGGGCAGGAAGAGGAAGGTACCCGACGTGAGGTTCCGGGAGGACGGGACGTACCTCCACGAGGTTCTGGCATCCCTCGGGTACTCGACATACCTGTTCACCGCCAACTTCTTCATCGGCCCGGACTTCGGCATAAAGTCCTTCGACGAGTTCAGGGACACCCTCAAGCCCCTCATCGAGGACAGGGACAGGGAGGAGCTGAACGAGGTGCTCAGGAAGCACGAGCCCGGCAACGCCCTCGAGCTGACGTGGGCGCTCCTGCGGGAGGGCAAGTTCACCCTGCCCCTCAAGGTGCTCCTGAGAATCCTGGGCAGGTACGGCGAGGGCTGGCCCAGGGACAAGGGCGCGAAGGTTACCACGAAGCTCCTCTCCGAGATGGAGTTCAGGCGGCCCGCTTACATCTTCATCAACCTGATGGAGGTTCACGAGCCGTATTCGCTCTTCGAGGGCTTCACAGACGCCCCCGTCGTCAGCAGACTCCTTGGGGAGGAGCCGGAGTTGGTGGAGAAGTGGAGGAAGGGCTACCCCGGACAGGTGAGGTACCTGGAGAAGAGAATCAGGGACATCATGGAGACCCTCGAGGACAGGAAGCTAACGGAGAACTCGGTCATCATCGTCACGAGCGACCACGGGCAGCTCCTCGGCGAGGACAACAGGCTCGGGCACGGGGTCTTCCTGGACGACGAGCTTGTCAGGGTGCCCCTCCTGATAAGGGCCCCGCGCGAGATTGGCGAGGTGGAGGGCTACGTGAGCCTCGCGAGGGTAAAGCCCTTCGTCATGAGCCAGGTCGAGGGGAAGGACTTCGAGCTGGCCACGGATTACGCCCTGGCAGAGAGCTTCGGAACCCACTACCCCTACCCCAACCTGCCGGAGGAGAAGCTGGAGGCCGTGAAGGAGCTCGAGAAGTACAGAATAAAGCTCTATCACAAAGAAGGCACCGCGGTCTTCAACGTCGACGACTGGAAGCTCGAGGAGGTCGAATCCGGGAACGGGGAGTTCGAGAGGAAGGCGAGGAAGCTGATACTCAGGCACCTCAGCCTTTTCACCGGAGGGAGGGTGACCGGGTGA
- a CDS encoding glycosyltransferase: protein MRPVVSVIIPTYNRDALLRRAIESVLNQSFDDFEVLVVDGAGSESTLELVRSYGDGRLRYVPQKGKGIANARNLGVLKARGEFIAFVDDDDRWREDKLELQVEAFRELPEDYGLIYTAFTYYYLERNRVLGIKHPRASGDVYRHMLRDNITGTSTIMVRRECFRRAGLFRESFPTCEDWDMWLRMSKVCRFGAIDEPLVDYSIHPGQFSFAKYLAGRYRMIEEHGDIRHDPRVLSYHLLQIGILKLFGGDRSGAAEILRAFRLNPTMRGNIVDTIGSILDVRTKIYILKFIGRL, encoded by the coding sequence GTGAGGCCGGTTGTTTCGGTCATAATACCCACGTACAACAGGGACGCGCTCTTAAGGAGGGCCATAGAGAGCGTATTAAATCAGAGCTTTGACGACTTCGAGGTTCTCGTGGTGGACGGGGCGGGAAGCGAATCCACGCTGGAACTGGTGCGTTCCTACGGGGACGGGAGGCTGAGGTACGTCCCCCAGAAAGGAAAAGGGATAGCGAACGCCCGGAACCTCGGCGTTTTGAAGGCGAGGGGTGAGTTCATAGCGTTCGTGGATGATGACGACCGCTGGCGGGAGGACAAGCTCGAGCTCCAGGTGGAGGCCTTCAGAGAGCTTCCAGAGGACTACGGGCTGATTTACACCGCCTTCACATACTACTACCTCGAGAGAAACCGGGTCCTCGGGATAAAGCACCCCCGGGCGAGCGGGGACGTTTACAGGCACATGCTGAGGGACAACATAACCGGAACGTCCACGATAATGGTGAGGCGCGAGTGCTTCAGGAGGGCCGGACTGTTCAGGGAGAGCTTCCCGACCTGCGAGGACTGGGACATGTGGCTGAGAATGTCAAAGGTATGCCGCTTCGGAGCGATAGACGAGCCTCTGGTTGACTACTCAATCCACCCCGGCCAGTTCTCCTTCGCCAAGTACCTTGCTGGGAGGTACAGAATGATAGAGGAGCACGGGGACATAAGGCACGACCCCAGGGTTCTGAGCTACCACCTCCTCCAGATAGGGATTCTCAAGCTCTTTGGAGGCGACAGAAGCGGTGCAGCGGAGATCCTGAGGGCGTTCCGCCTCAACCCGACGATGAGGGGGAACATTGTTGACACCATAGGGTCCATCCTCGACGTGAGGACTAAGATATACATCCTCAAATTCATCGGCCGGCTGTGA